The sequence TGCTTTGGCTCACTAAAAGTTAACTATTACACACACACACGCTTTTCTCTAAAATAACTAGCGTCATTATCGTTAGCATGCTATCTGTTGTCTCAAAGGTATTATCGTTAGctttatgttctttttttaaCACCCATGGCCGTCTTCCCGTGCGACGACGGTGTGGAGATTTTTCTCGACTggataaagagaaaaaaatatttggtcaATAACATTCATAATCTTTCTAGACATCATATTATTACAATATTATTTAATGTCTTAGAAACCAGATTCATTCAACTAATTTTACAACCCTGTCCGagtttgtcaattttttttatcaattgaCTGAAAATTTAACCTTGTTTGATATGTTTTACCTTAAATCAAGTCAGTTATGGTTTAAGatgtaaatacatatatatagataaattaaTGTGACATGAGCTAGGTGCATATTTACTAAATTCTTATGTTGGAAACTTTGTTATTGCTTCACCCAATTGCTGAAAATGGGCTCCACGCCCACGCCTCTGCTCTCATTTACTCTATAAAACCATCTGCTCTCTTCATAACCCCAATAACTCGATCAAAATTCCCAAAGCTTTTTTTATTTCACCTACCTTTCTCctcgaaaaaaaaaacctgaCTTGTTTCTCAAGTTAACTCCAAAATGCAGCCGCAAGCAGACGTTTTCAGCCTCCATAACTACATAAACTCCTCGAACCCATCTCCATATCCTTCCCATTTCCCCATATCCCCGCCATATCCGATCAACGGTCTAAACCTGAATCCCTTCTACGGAATTCAAAGTGCTACTAACAATCCACAATCCATGAGCCTAAGCAGCAACTCGACATCAGATGAAGCAGAAGAGCAGCAGACGGACAAAAACATAATCAACGAGCGGAAGCAGAGAAGGATGATATCAAACAGAGAATCAGCAAGGAGATCGCGTATGAGGAAGCAGCGACACCTTGACGAGCTTTGGTCTCAGGTGATGTGGTTCAGGGTCGAGAACTATCAGTTGCTTGATAAGCTTAACAATCTCTCTGAATCTCACGAAAAGATTCTTCAAGAGAATGTTCAGCTCAAAGGGGAAACATCTGAGTTAAAGCAGGTGATTAGTGATATGAAAATTCAAAGCCCTTTCTCTTGCTTCGGAGACGATATAATCCCCATTGAATAGAGCATTTTTACCCCCATGCACCGACGTTCATATATGAATTATGTGTTTTGTACTCGGAGCATTTTTTTAGTTTACCAAGACTCCAAGAGGATGCagtaattttaaaaactaaaaacactaGTATTATTGAAGAATATATATAAGTGGTGTTGGTCAAATCATGAGTCATGTTTGTGATGGGGACAGAGTAAGGTGGTGTATGTTCTGCTTCATATTACAAAAATTTCCAAATTTCCAACTACAAACCAACACACACACTTATAGgttaacttatattttatgtatgcTGACATCAGTTACATGTGATTATCTTTTGGACAAAGCAAAAAGATGATGTCTTTGTGGATTGATGATGATTTCTTTTGtgaaactttctaaatttgattATAACTGGCAAAGACCAAGGAGAAGCTTATCTGTAACAGTTAAGTATGTAGACCCATGGAGAACAGtattaaaattcaatatttaaaattttattaaactattCTTTTTCACTTGGATTTTTATTTATGGTCTCTTGGAGCATAATGAGAAATTGATGAGAATAAGTAATGCTATAggatatgacaaaaaaaaaagtaatgctATAGGAATTTGTGGTAACATTGTCTATTGGTAATCCATATTTATACTGAGATATGATATCCAAATACATCTTGTTGaggttaattttaaatatggaATGCTGACaaattatacaaattttaatttagaTTCTACTAGAGAGGTTGCTGATGAAGATAAATTAGGATATGAAAGTCATGAAATTTTTTCCTGTTCAAAAAGGCAAAACACATATATAGCTTTAATTTGCAATAGTTTTATTCGTCTGTTAATTAGACAAacagatataaaatataagatcgcaaaaattaaaatcaaatgagacc comes from Brassica rapa cultivar Chiifu-401-42 chromosome A02, CAAS_Brap_v3.01, whole genome shotgun sequence and encodes:
- the LOC103854498 gene encoding basic leucine zipper 43-like, yielding MQPQADVFSLHNYINSSNPSPYPSHFPISPPYPINGLNLNPFYGIQSATNNPQSMSLSSNSTSDEAEEQQTDKNIINERKQRRMISNRESARRSRMRKQRHLDELWSQVMWFRVENYQLLDKLNNLSESHEKILQENVQLKGETSELKQVISDMKIQSPFSCFGDDIIPIE